A genomic stretch from Engraulis encrasicolus isolate BLACKSEA-1 chromosome 10, IST_EnEncr_1.0, whole genome shotgun sequence includes:
- the tlr9 gene encoding toll-like receptor 9: MLEFPLLMCHLLPAVVGIYPKFFPCDGDLHFVDCMGRGLTSVPPIRSEKVWSLNLNHNKISRIRSEDFSGIPSLINLTMMWNCAPGRYKNLGIPLCTLEIDSDAFVGLRNLMSLVLSGNSLNSIPALPESLQVLDLEFNNLSNLTHPLGTPLLKHLMLTKNCFYANPCNHTFVIDQKVLKELPELQVLLLGFNNISKVLEGLPQSLTHLDLRENKIREIPSNAFANLTKLETLNLAWNCQRCDHAAEPCFPCPHSEPLVLYSDNFLHQSHSLKNLSLRGNSLRTVPPGLFAPLSRLKYLDLSDNLLAYTMRSGTFYQDLRSVTNLNLMYNYEPLRSFESLVLSPFLKNVSRLEALSLNGYFFRTFSTETMEILASLSNLRYLDLRSNFITSSNMSAFKDIKSLRKLQLSQNLLDFIPVCKPKEAGQQSADEGHRAIWVSRENRRSVEDQPEFEDHFESEPFVRRAPYERMWPNLTMHNFYKKYCSRALSFDLSYNNILTVNASVFAGMEKVVCLDMSFNYMSMKPSGQQFSYLKKLRYLNLANNRVDLYFREAFEELQSTLKVLDLSSNSFSFLMMGIGHNFTFLRNLTSLEALSLDNNQIGYRVSSLISASLKYLYFSGNRLDIMWGSSDQYIDFFQHLTNLVHLDISSNQLRSVLPEVLVHLPQSLQLLRVDSNQLNYFPWDNITALPELRYLNLSGNYLSKLPINTVSFGRNFSGLDLSRNQIAALPEKFFSQMTGLVLLMLNHNQLRVLDASTLPAPFRNSSALRELTLHLNPFMCSCSTSWFVEYLRNTNITIPHLTTTVHCGFPESLQGVNILTIDTRSCQEIFGGISFICSFLLTIMFTVFPLLKRLYGWDIWYCLQVLWAGNKGYSQFRGSSATLHHEHDAFVVFDTRNPAVRDWVYDELVDNIENKGKWRFNLCLEERDWVPGVPCIENLHNAVHNSRKTVFVLTNFGARCQVSGIIRQAFLLVQQRLLDEKLDVAVLVLLDPLFHKFKYLQMRKRLCRKSVISWPSNPLAQPVFWNRLRAALASDNVLHYDKKVTGSFLTE, from the exons atgttggagt TCCCCTTACTGATGTGTCATCTGCTACCTGCAGTAGTGGGGATTTATCCCAAGTTTTTCCCTTGTGATGGGGATCTACACTTTGTGGACTGCATGGGAAGGGGACTGACCAGTGTTCCCCCAATTAGATCGGAGAAGGTGTGGTCACTAAACCTGAATCACAACAAAATCAGTCGCATTCGGAGTGAGGATTTCTCTGGCATTCCAAGTCTGATAAACCTTACCATGATGTGGAACTGTGCTCCTGGTCGGTACAAGAATTTGGGAATTCCCTTGTGCACTTTGGAAATCGACAGCGATGCCTTTGTGGGTCTtagaaatctcatgagcctggtcTTATCAGGGAACAGTCTGAATTCCATACCTGCTTTACCAGAGAGCCTGCAGGTCCTTGATTTGGAGTTCAACAACTTGTCCAACCTGACACATCCACTAGGCACCCCATTGCTGAAGCACCTCATGCTCACAAAGAACTGTTTTTATGCCAATCCTTGCAACCACACATTTGTGATTGACCAAAAGGTTCTCAAGGAGCTCCCAGAATTGCAGGTCCTCCTATTGGGTTTCAACAATATATCTAAAGTCCTAGAAGGCCTGCCCCAGTCCTTGACGCACCTTGATCTGAGAGAGAACAAGATAAGGGAAATTCCGTCCAATGCATTTGCCAACTTAACAAAACTAGAGACTCTGAACCTGGCATGGAATTGCCAGCGTTGTGACCATGCTGCAGAGCCGTGCTTTCCTTGTCCTCACTCGGAACCACTGGTTTTGTATAGTGACAACTTCCTCCACCAGAGCCATTCACTAAAGAACCTCAGCTTGCGAGGAAACTCCCTCCGCACAGTGCCACCTGGACTCTTTGCCCCACTCTCTCGGCTTAAATACCTCGATCTCTCTGACAATCTGCTAGCttacaccatgcgcagtggaacATTTTACCAGGATTTAAGAAGTGTTACAAATCTGAATCTGATGTATAACTATGAACCATTGAGGTCCTTTGAAAGCCTTGTTCTGTCACCTTTCCTTAAGAATGTGTCACGTTTGGAGGCACTGTCTCTGAATGGCTACTTCTTTCGTACCTTTTCAACAGAAACGATGGAGATCCTGGCCAGCCTTTCCAATCTGAGATATCTAGACTTGCGGTCAAACTTCATCACTTCCTCCAACATGAGTGCTTTTAAAGATATCAAGAGCCTGAGAAAACTGCAGCTTTCGCAAAATCTACTAGATTTTATCCCAGTCTGTAAACCAAAGGAAGCAGGACAGCAGTCAGCTGATGAGGGTCACAGAGCCATCTGGGTCAGCAGAGAGAACAGACGGAGTGTAGAAGACCAGCCCGAGTTCGAGGACCATTTTGAATCTGAGCCCTTCGTAAGACGTGCACCATATGAGAGGATGTGGCCGAACCTAACAATGCATAACTTCTACAAGAAATACTGCTCCAGGGCATTATCTTTTGACTTGTCCTACAATAACATTCTGACAGTtaatgcaagtgtttttgctgGCATGGAGAAAGTAGTTTGCTTAGATATGTCTTTCAACTACATGAGCATGAAACCAAGTGGACAGCAGTTCTCTTATTTGAAGAAGCTTAGGTACTTAAACTTGGCCAACAACCGAGTTGACCTGTACTTTAGGGAAGCATTTGAGGAGTTGCAGAGCACGCTGAAGGTTCTGGACCTCAGCAGCAATTCATTCTCTTTCTTGATGATGGGTATTGGGCACAATTTCACATTCTTGCGAAACCTCACCTCTCTTGAAGCACTCAGCCTAGACAACAATCAGATCGGCTACCGTGTCTCTAGCCTGATAAGTGCTTCTCTGAAGTACCTCTACTTCTCTGGAAACAGACTGGACATCATGTGGGGGTCTAGTGATCAGTACATTGACTTTTTCCAGCATCTCACCAACCTGGTGCACTTGGACATTTCCAGCAATCAGCTGAGGTCAGTTTTACCAGAGGtgctcgttcatctccctcaaaGCCTCCAGCTTCTCAGGGTGGACAGCAACCAGTTAAACTATTTCCCATGGGATAACATCACAGCACTCCCTGAGCTGCGCTATTTGAACCTCAGTGGAAACTACTTGTCCAAGTTGCCAATCAACACTGTGAGTTTCGGGCGAAATTTCAGTGGCCTGGACTTGAGCCGAAACCAGATTGCTGCTCTTCCCGAAAAATTCTTCAGTCAGATGACTGGGCTTGTGTTGCTGATGTTGAACCACAACCAACTTAGGGTTCTAGATGCTTCCACTCTACCTGCTCCATTCCGGAATAGCAGTGCGCTAAGAGAACTCACCCTGCATCTAAACCCATTCATGTGCAGTTGTTCCACGTCTTGGTTCGTTGAGTATCTGCGTAATACAAACATCACAATACCCCATCTCACCACAACTGTCCATTGCGGGTTCCCTGAATCCTTGCAAGGAGTGAACATCCTCACGATAGACACCCGCTCCTGCCAGGAGATCTTTGGAGGAATTTCTTTCATATGCTCCTTTTTGCTTACCATAATGTTTACTGTGTTTCCACTGCTAAAGCGGTTGTATGGATGGGACATTTGGTACTGCCTACAGGTGCTGTGGGCAGGAAATAAAGGCTACTCTCAGTTTCGGGGAAGCTCAGCCACATTGCACCATGAACATGACGCATTTGTGGTATTCGACACTAGAAACCCTGCAGTCAGAGACTGGGTCTACGACGAGCTGGTGGACAACATAGAAAACAAAGGCAAGTGGAGATTCAACCTCTGCCTGGAGGAGCGGGATTGGGTCCCGGGCGTGCCGTGCATCGAGAACTTGCACAACGCCGTGCACAACAGCCGCAAGACCGTGTTTGTGCTGACGAACTTCGGAGCAAGGTGCCAGGTCAGTGGGATTATACGACAGGCTTTTCTCCTGGTGCAGCAACGGCTGCTGGACGAGAAGCTGGACGTGGCTGTGCTTGTTCTGCTCGATCCGCTCTTCCACAAGTTCAAGTACCTGCAGATGAGGAAGCGTCTGTGTAGGAAGTCGGTGATCTCCTGGCCCTCAAACCCGCTGGCACAGCCGGTGTTCTGGAACCGGCTCCGTGCTGCCCTGGCATCAGACAATGTCCTTCACTATGACAAGAAAGTCACGGGCAGCTTTTTGACTGAATAG